The window TTCCCGCACAGGTGGCAGGAGGCGAGTCCTTCGGCGGCAGCGCTGCGAATCTCCATCAGTCGTGCTTGTGAAGGGCGATTTCCAGCCGGTCCCACAGTTCCAAGCGGTCGATTCCCGCAACTGCGCAAGCGGTGCAGATCACGAGGCCGGTCATGGCCCACATGCCGGTGCCGAGATGAATGTCGCCGATCGCGCCGAGCTTCAGCAGGGCGATGAGGATACCGAACAAGAAGACCTCCAGCATGCTCCAAGGCTCACAAAGCTGGAACCAGCGGGTCACCACCTTGGCACCGGGGAGGGCGATCCCGAAACGCAGTGGGGCGGACACGTAGAGCAGCCCACCGACCAGCACCAAGGGGGCGACCATCGTGAAGAAGACGGTGCCCACGGCGATCAGCGGATTGCCTTCCCTCAGCATGGCATTGGCAGCCTGGAGGATGGTCAGCTCGTGCCGCACGCTGCCGGAATCGACGGTCACGCTGGGAAAGATGTGGACCAGCACCATGAAGATCAGTGCCGCGGACGAGAAGGCGGTGGCCCGGGCCAGCGAGCGCGGCCGGTTTTGATAGAGCATCTCGCCACAACGGCAGCAGTGCGCGGCATCGCCCTCGTGCAGGCGCGGCGCTTCCTGCAGCGCATCGCAGAAATGGCACGCCACCTGGATGGGTCCCTCTTCGATGCGGGGCCAGGAAAGTCCGGGTGCGAGGCGTTTCATGTGGGGAGACTCGAAATGACCCGGCCTCAAAGAGGCCGCGCATAGGTGCTGCAGCGATTGAGCCAGCCTTCCTTCCAGCGGGCTTCGCCGCGGGCGGGCGGGGAGTTTTCAATGCGGCGGGTCAGCATGCGCTTGGCACTGGCGGAGAATTCGGCGGCGGCGGGTTGGCCGGCGGGGACATCCTTCATGCTGCCGAGCACTTGGAGCAGGCCCCAGCCTTTGCCGTTGTAGCGCTCGCTGGCCTGGATGCCCTCGCCCTTGAAATTCACGTAGTCGATCAGGGCGTAGGTGCCGTTCGCGGTGCTGGCGACCTTGTAGTAGTTCGCCTGAAGGCGGCCGCGGTCGCTGGCAGGAGCGGCGGCGAGCACCTTCGGCAGGGCCGCGCGGGAGCGAGCGATGATGAAGTCGGTCTGGAGCGGCACGGTGCTCGCCAGCCACTGGCGGAGCTGGTCGACCTGCGGGCCGCGGAATTCAGCCTTGGACTTCCATGGGGCGTGGCGCTGGAGGGCGACCGCTGGCGGGTTCGCGCCCTGCTGGCGGGCGAAGGCGACGAATTGCGGCCAGCTTTCCTCAAAGCGGCCGTTGAAGCCCTCGGGATACCAGATGAAGTGGCCGATTCCCAGAGACGGGAATTCCTCGCCAGCATTCCAGGTGGTCAGGCCGGCGACGGTGCCGCCGCATTCGTTTTGCCAGATTTTCTTCCCGATGGCCGCCTTCTGGGCCCCGGTCAGATTCGTCGCGGCAGCGGCGGGCGCGGCGGAGGCGGTGCCGGGCAGGGCGACCGGTCCGCAGGCGGCCACGGCGAGCACGAGGGGGAGGATGAAACGGAAAGGTTGCACGGGGGCGTATTTCCGCGAGTTTCGCCCCGACCGCAAGCAGGACATGGACAAGACCGAACTAATCAACGCGCTCAAGATGACCCCGAAGGATGTGGTGAAGCTCATCATCACTGCCTTCATCATTCTGGTGGTCACCAAGGTGCAGGTGGTGAATGACCGGCTTTCCGCCCTTCTGATCGCGCTGCCCTTCACCTCGCTAATTGCGATGGTCTGGATGCAGGCGGAGAAGCAGGGGAGCCAGCGGATCGCGAATCACTCGGAGGGAACCTTCTGGTTCGTGCTGCCGACCCTGCCGATGTTCCTGATCCTGCCGTGGATGCTCCGCAATGGC is drawn from Luteolibacter sp. Y139 and contains these coding sequences:
- a CDS encoding paraquat-inducible protein A — translated: MKRLAPGLSWPRIEEGPIQVACHFCDALQEAPRLHEGDAAHCCRCGEMLYQNRPRSLARATAFSSAALIFMVLVHIFPSVTVDSGSVRHELTILQAANAMLREGNPLIAVGTVFFTMVAPLVLVGGLLYVSAPLRFGIALPGAKVVTRWFQLCEPWSMLEVFLFGILIALLKLGAIGDIHLGTGMWAMTGLVICTACAVAGIDRLELWDRLEIALHKHD
- a CDS encoding DUF3147 family protein, whose product is MKRKGCTGAYFREFRPDRKQDMDKTELINALKMTPKDVVKLIITAFIILVVTKVQVVNDRLSALLIALPFTSLIAMVWMQAEKQGSQRIANHSEGTFWFVLPTLPMFLILPWMLRNGWGFWAALGVNCLLTVGFFWLTVVILRRFGLNLM